One bacterium genomic window carries:
- a CDS encoding radical SAM protein gives MYQYLFGPIPSRRLGLSLGIDLVPLKTCNLNCIYCECGRTTQLTMERREYVPLDQVCEELERYFSDHHTPDYLTFSGSGEPLLHSRAGELVEWLKDRFPRVPVAVLTNGTLFTDPQVRRAFRRADVVLPSLDAVTPAVFKKINRPHPTLQIGEIIEGLVRLRQDYGGRIWLEVFIVPGLNDAEDELAALRDALVRISPDLVQVNTLDRPGAVRAVRTATLSELQRVVALWQLPKVEIIARSAAGPEQRVVRRDKESAILETVARRPCTLEDLSVILGMHQNELNKYLGILEKQKKLSSRRQGTLIFYERSPDR, from the coding sequence ATGTATCAATATCTTTTCGGTCCGATCCCTTCCCGACGACTCGGTCTTTCGTTGGGCATCGATCTGGTGCCGCTAAAAACATGCAACCTGAACTGTATCTATTGTGAATGCGGCCGCACGACCCAACTCACCATGGAACGCAGGGAGTATGTTCCTCTGGACCAAGTCTGTGAGGAACTGGAGCGCTATTTCTCCGATCACCACACTCCGGATTACTTGACCTTTTCCGGTTCAGGAGAACCTCTGTTGCACAGCCGGGCCGGTGAATTGGTGGAATGGTTGAAAGACCGGTTTCCGCGTGTGCCGGTCGCGGTTTTGACCAACGGCACTCTGTTCACCGATCCGCAGGTGCGTCGTGCGTTTCGTCGCGCTGATGTCGTACTGCCTTCGCTGGATGCGGTTACTCCGGCCGTGTTTAAAAAGATCAACCGCCCTCATCCAACCCTGCAGATCGGGGAGATCATCGAAGGGCTGGTCCGTTTGCGTCAGGATTATGGCGGACGGATTTGGCTGGAGGTCTTTATCGTTCCTGGGCTCAATGACGCAGAGGACGAATTGGCGGCACTGCGAGACGCCCTTGTGCGGATCTCTCCGGACCTCGTGCAGGTGAACACTTTGGACCGACCGGGCGCGGTTCGCGCGGTAAGGACAGCCACGCTTTCCGAACTGCAGCGGGTTGTCGCCCTTTGGCAGCTGCCCAAGGTCGAGATCATCGCGCGTTCTGCGGCAGGCCCTGAGCAGCGGGTCGTGCGCCGGGACAAGGAATCGGCCATTTTGGAGACCGTGGCCAGGCGGCCGTGCACGCTGGAGGATCTGTCGGTCATCCTGGGGATGCATCAAAATGAACTCAATAAATATCTCGGCATTTTGGAAAAACAGAAAAAACTGTCAAGCCGGCGGCAAGGGACTCTGATTTTTTATGAGAGAAGTCCAGACCGCTAA